Proteins from a single region of Gemmatimonadales bacterium:
- a CDS encoding cytochrome c3 family protein — MRRILAPLVLALAVAAAPAAAQQGDQFNHAQHAKVFPTCTGCHAGALDDSRPLLPSAQSCANCHDGTVERRVDWQPLPPAGTNLRFTHAEHRKEVLAKAGQDSTLSCQACHTREGASWMTVRPAVVPQCLACHGVKTAHLAAPDTACATCHLPLAQATTLTMAQVKAFPAPPSHEAPGFMSADGHGAQAEAGTGPKTYLVAPSCATCHAQEFCSTCHVNAPETPTIQALSMDSRSLAIQVKLEAPATHAQDNFVLTHGKSARKSTAACQTCHTQESCLTCHITPPRAVGTLYASGPGRGAGAQVERSRPASHMADFSTIHATPASSNPQSCEGCHARPQCLDCHRGTPERTPQYHPQTFLERHPAAAYSRETNCSDCHNPGAFCQTCHVQSGLGSPKGPLQAGYHDVFPGFLLNHGQAARQSLETCTSCHVEKDCLTCHSALYGRGFNPHGPGFDGEKLRSKNPQMCTVCHGLRVPSAK; from the coding sequence ATGCGTCGCATACTCGCACCCCTCGTGCTGGCACTCGCTGTGGCCGCGGCCCCCGCTGCCGCGCAGCAAGGTGATCAGTTCAACCACGCGCAGCACGCCAAGGTCTTTCCGACCTGCACCGGATGTCACGCCGGCGCCCTCGACGACTCCCGTCCGCTCTTGCCCTCGGCGCAGTCATGCGCCAACTGTCACGACGGCACCGTCGAGCGACGGGTGGACTGGCAGCCGCTGCCGCCGGCGGGGACCAACCTGCGGTTCACGCACGCGGAGCACCGGAAGGAAGTGCTCGCGAAGGCGGGACAGGATTCCACCCTGAGCTGCCAGGCCTGCCATACGCGGGAGGGGGCCTCTTGGATGACCGTCAGGCCGGCGGTCGTGCCCCAGTGCCTGGCCTGCCACGGTGTCAAGACGGCGCACCTGGCCGCGCCGGACACCGCGTGCGCCACCTGCCACCTCCCGCTCGCACAGGCGACCACGCTGACCATGGCGCAGGTGAAGGCATTCCCGGCGCCCCCGTCGCACGAGGCCCCTGGGTTCATGAGCGCCGACGGGCATGGTGCCCAGGCCGAGGCCGGCACGGGCCCGAAGACCTACCTCGTGGCACCGAGCTGCGCCACCTGTCACGCGCAGGAGTTCTGCTCCACCTGCCACGTGAACGCCCCGGAGACTCCGACCATCCAGGCGCTGTCCATGGATTCCCGGTCGCTGGCCATCCAGGTCAAGCTCGAAGCGCCCGCGACGCATGCGCAGGACAACTTCGTCCTGACCCACGGCAAGTCGGCCCGCAAGAGCACGGCGGCCTGCCAGACCTGCCACACGCAGGAGAGCTGCCTCACCTGCCACATCACCCCGCCGCGGGCCGTCGGCACGCTCTACGCGAGCGGGCCGGGACGCGGCGCGGGCGCCCAGGTGGAGCGGAGCCGGCCTGCCAGCCACATGGCGGACTTCAGCACGATCCACGCGACCCCGGCCAGCTCCAACCCGCAGTCGTGCGAGGGGTGTCACGCGCGTCCCCAGTGCCTCGACTGTCACCGCGGGACGCCGGAACGCACGCCGCAATACCACCCGCAGACCTTCCTCGAGCGTCATCCGGCGGCGGCCTATTCGCGGGAGACGAACTGCAGCGACTGCCACAACCCCGGCGCCTTCTGCCAGACTTGTCACGTGCAATCCGGGCTCGGCAGCCCGAAGGGCCCGCTGCAGGCGGGGTACCACGACGTCTTCCCCGGCTTCCTCCTGAACCACGGCCAGGCGGCCCGCCAGAGCCTCGAGACCTGCACCTCGTGCCATGTCGAGAAGGACTGCCTGACCTGCCACTCGGCGCTCTATGGACGGGGATTCAATCCGCACGGGCCCGGGTTCGACGGCGAGAAGCTCCGCTCGAAGAACCCGCAGATGTGCACGGTCTGCCACGGACTCAGGGTACCCAGCGCGAAGTAG
- a CDS encoding Hsp20/alpha crystallin family protein, producing the protein MRIMKAAPVMAKVRNDIDQVFDRLFHNTFSPEALLRTPAADTVAWLPPFDLLETEAAYVVRLDIPGVHRENLDITLAGTLLTLSGRRELPVAEPAERCLHAEREWGEFHRMVRLPAAVVTEQITATYQDGVLLVHLPKVPSAVTNKILIQ; encoded by the coding sequence ATGAGAATCATGAAGGCCGCGCCCGTCATGGCCAAGGTGCGCAACGATATCGACCAGGTGTTCGATCGGCTCTTTCACAACACCTTCTCCCCTGAGGCCCTGCTGCGGACCCCGGCTGCGGACACGGTGGCCTGGCTGCCTCCCTTCGATCTGCTCGAGACCGAGGCGGCGTACGTCGTCCGGTTGGACATTCCCGGCGTCCATCGGGAAAATCTCGACATCACGCTGGCCGGCACACTCCTGACGCTGAGCGGTCGTCGCGAACTTCCCGTGGCGGAGCCGGCCGAGCGCTGCCTGCACGCCGAGCGGGAATGGGGCGAATTTCACCGGATGGTCCGGCTGCCAGCTGCCGTCGTAACCGAGCAAATCACCGCCACCTATCAGGACGGGGTGCTGCTGGTTCACCTGCCGAAGGTGCCATCGGCCGTGACCAACAAGATACTGATCCAGTAG
- a CDS encoding prenyltransferase produces the protein MATKFAQGFWRLADPKISLASAAGILLGASSAAAAGPIEAGWLLMTVLGVFAVEVAKNASGEVFDWDSGTDLKVREEDRSPFSGGKRVLVDALLTRGQTWGIAIGGYLLAAIVGLTIVGWRDVRVLWFGLAGVALAFFYHAPPFRLSYRGLGELAVAISYGPLVCAGTYLVQRGTMPTGIVLLSLPLGILIAAFLWINEFPDYSADALSGKRTLVVRLGRRAAAWGFVWLGVGAAVATALLPTAGLPATVWLGGIGALRYIPAARALLATPEDTAAIVPAQVMTLQAFLLYSLGASIGMLLGT, from the coding sequence ATGGCCACGAAATTCGCGCAGGGGTTCTGGCGGCTCGCCGACCCGAAAATCTCGCTCGCCTCGGCCGCCGGAATACTGCTCGGGGCGTCCTCCGCGGCCGCTGCCGGGCCGATCGAGGCGGGCTGGCTCCTGATGACGGTGCTCGGCGTTTTTGCCGTCGAGGTGGCAAAGAACGCGTCTGGTGAGGTCTTCGACTGGGACTCCGGCACCGACCTGAAGGTGCGGGAGGAGGACCGAAGCCCGTTCTCAGGCGGCAAGCGCGTGCTCGTGGATGCGTTGCTCACGCGAGGACAGACCTGGGGCATCGCCATCGGGGGGTATCTCCTCGCCGCGATCGTGGGATTGACCATTGTCGGCTGGAGGGACGTCCGCGTCCTCTGGTTCGGGTTGGCCGGTGTGGCGCTGGCGTTCTTCTATCACGCGCCCCCATTTCGACTCAGCTACCGCGGCCTCGGCGAACTGGCGGTGGCCATCAGCTACGGCCCGCTGGTCTGCGCCGGTACCTATCTGGTCCAGCGCGGGACCATGCCGACCGGGATCGTCCTGCTGTCCCTGCCCCTTGGCATCCTCATCGCCGCCTTCCTCTGGATCAACGAGTTCCCCGACTACTCCGCCGACGCGCTGTCCGGCAAGCGGACCCTCGTGGTCCGTCTGGGCCGGCGAGCCGCCGCCTGGGGGTTCGTCTGGCTCGGGGTGGGTGCCGCCGTCGCAACGGCCCTCCTGCCCACGGCGGGCCTCCCGGCGACGGTCTGGCTCGGCGGCATCGGCGCGCTGCGCTACATCCCCGCCGCGCGGGCGCTGCTGGCAACCCCGGAGGACACCGCGGCCATCGTGCCGGCGCAGGTCATGACGCTGCAGGCGTTCCTGCTCTATTCCCTCGGCGCCTCGATCGGGATGCTGCTCGGCACGTGA
- a CDS encoding Hsp20/alpha crystallin family protein codes for MKIAKLNPILGNVEKIDRLFDPFLTGPLFPELTTRGFENNWVPTLDLAENDKAFVVRLEVPGMPKENLDVKLTGEVLTITGHREAAKEVPGENFLYRERETGKFVRTIRLPAAVVEGKIEAHYTDGMLHVTLPKAAPEVRSKITIK; via the coding sequence ATGAAAATCGCCAAGCTCAACCCGATCCTCGGCAACGTGGAGAAGATCGATCGGCTGTTCGATCCCTTCCTCACGGGGCCGCTCTTCCCCGAACTCACGACCAGGGGATTCGAGAACAACTGGGTACCGACACTGGACCTCGCCGAGAACGACAAGGCGTTCGTGGTCCGGCTCGAAGTCCCAGGGATGCCAAAGGAAAACCTGGACGTGAAACTGACCGGTGAAGTCCTGACCATCACCGGCCATCGCGAGGCCGCCAAGGAAGTTCCCGGCGAGAACTTCCTGTACAGGGAGCGGGAGACCGGCAAGTTTGTCCGGACCATCCGCCTGCCCGCGGCTGTGGTGGAGGGGAAGATCGAGGCGCACTACACCGACGGCATGCTGCATGTGACGCTGCCGAAGGCCGCACCGGAAGTGCGGAGCAAGATCACCATCAAGTAG
- a CDS encoding DoxX family protein, protein MQNARASWAPVPLRLMLAIGFLFHGLPKLTAAGHAGFAGMLAGIGVPLPGLAAWGVGVVEVVGALAILLGMYVTLASGLLIVNMAVAALTVHLANGFNFINITGMGEQGPVFGMPGVEVNLLYIAALLSLLLSGPGALRVGRRRES, encoded by the coding sequence ATGCAGAACGCTCGCGCTTCCTGGGCGCCCGTACCACTTCGCCTGATGCTCGCCATTGGCTTCCTCTTTCACGGGCTCCCGAAGCTCACCGCGGCCGGGCATGCGGGATTCGCCGGGATGCTTGCCGGTATTGGCGTGCCGCTGCCTGGCCTCGCCGCCTGGGGAGTGGGTGTCGTCGAGGTCGTCGGCGCGCTCGCGATTCTGCTTGGGATGTACGTGACCCTCGCGTCCGGGCTGCTGATCGTGAACATGGCCGTCGCCGCGCTCACGGTGCACCTCGCGAACGGCTTCAACTTCATCAACATCACGGGGATGGGTGAGCAGGGCCCGGTCTTTGGGATGCCCGGCGTCGAGGTGAACCTCCTCTATATCGCCGCCCTCCTTTCCCTCCTGCTTTCCGGACCGGGCGCGCTGCGCGTCGGTCGTCGGCGCGAGTCCTGA
- a CDS encoding glycerol kinase — protein MPSILAIDAGTTGTTALVIHQDGSVLGRGYRELPQHFPQPGWVEHEPRDLWEGALEAGREAIAQSRERPIGLGITNQRETILLWDRKTLEPIGRAIVWQDRRTAPRCAELRALGLAEMLRERTGLVPDPYFSATKLESMLKDGDVRRRAERGELAAGTVDSWLVARLTGGAKHVTDHTNASRTMLYGLESRGWDPELLALFTVPPALLPTIVPSGGISGESLPQHFGYAMPIAGIAGDQQSALFGQGCVTAGTAKNTYGTGTFLLMHAGGERPHSSHGLLTTAACGPRGEPAYALEGSVFIAGAAVQWLRDGLGLVARADESEALARSVADTGGVHFVPAFVGLGSPHWEPEARGTVTGLSRGTTRAHLVRAALEAMAFSSAELVELMRSDTHLAPGPLRVDGGASANGWLMQFLADVLGAPVERPDMIETTALGAAGLAGIALGVWRDTAQFLEGREFTVFSPTSSDAERMSRRAGWERAVHAALAWARYEV, from the coding sequence ATGCCCTCTATCCTCGCCATCGACGCCGGCACCACGGGAACCACGGCCCTTGTCATCCACCAGGATGGTTCTGTCCTCGGCCGCGGGTACCGCGAGCTGCCACAGCACTTCCCGCAACCAGGGTGGGTCGAGCACGAGCCTCGCGACCTCTGGGAGGGCGCCCTGGAGGCCGGACGGGAGGCCATCGCGCAGTCACGCGAACGGCCCATCGGTCTCGGCATCACCAACCAGCGGGAGACGATCCTGCTGTGGGACCGCAAGACGCTTGAGCCGATCGGGCGGGCCATCGTCTGGCAGGACCGCCGCACCGCACCACGCTGCGCCGAGCTGCGCGCCCTCGGGCTCGCGGAGATGCTGCGGGAGCGAACCGGCCTGGTGCCCGATCCCTATTTCTCCGCCACCAAGCTGGAGTCGATGCTCAAGGATGGTGATGTCCGGCGCCGTGCAGAGCGGGGGGAGCTGGCCGCGGGGACGGTGGACAGCTGGCTCGTGGCGCGGCTCACCGGCGGGGCGAAGCACGTCACCGACCACACCAACGCCTCGCGCACCATGCTCTATGGCCTCGAATCGCGGGGCTGGGATCCCGAACTCCTCGCACTGTTCACGGTGCCGCCGGCGCTGTTGCCCACCATCGTCCCCTCGGGAGGCATCTCCGGGGAGTCCCTCCCTCAGCACTTCGGCTATGCCATGCCGATCGCCGGCATCGCGGGCGACCAGCAGTCGGCCCTTTTCGGCCAAGGGTGCGTCACGGCAGGCACCGCCAAGAACACCTATGGCACCGGAACGTTTCTCCTGATGCACGCCGGGGGAGAGCGTCCCCACTCGTCCCACGGCCTGCTGACCACCGCCGCCTGCGGTCCCCGCGGGGAGCCGGCCTACGCCCTGGAGGGGAGCGTCTTCATTGCCGGCGCCGCCGTCCAGTGGCTGCGGGACGGCCTCGGCCTGGTGGCCCGAGCGGACGAATCGGAGGCGCTCGCCCGGAGCGTGGCGGACACTGGGGGCGTCCACTTCGTCCCCGCGTTCGTGGGACTCGGCTCGCCGCACTGGGAGCCGGAGGCGCGGGGAACGGTCACCGGACTCTCGCGGGGGACGACCCGGGCGCACCTGGTCCGGGCGGCCCTCGAGGCGATGGCGTTCAGCAGTGCTGAACTAGTGGAACTGATGCGGAGCGACACCCATCTCGCGCCGGGCCCCCTCCGGGTGGACGGCGGGGCCAGCGCCAACGGCTGGCTGATGCAGTTCCTGGCCGACGTGCTTGGCGCCCCTGTCGAGCGGCCGGACATGATAGAGACGACGGCGCTCGGCGCGGCGGGGCTCGCGGGGATTGCGCTCGGGGTGTGGCGAGACACCGCGCAATTCCTTGAGGGGAGAGAGTTTACGGTGTTTTCGCCGACATCATCCGATGCGGAGCGGATGTCGAGGCGGGCGGGGTGGGAGCGGGCGGTGCATGCGGCCCTTGCATGGGCAAGGTATGAGGTGTAA
- a CDS encoding DMT family transporter produces the protein MSDARQAARAEVAMLLVVLIWGANFSFMKMALGEMSGMSFAGLRFSLAAVILLAVLYWREGSIALPREAWWTLVWMGLLSNTLYQVFFMYGLTHTSVANASLIIATTPLIVALLGAVTGIEALRRPVMAGGVLGFAGVALILAGKGVELGVGRLGGDLAIFGATLCWAFFTLGVRAMRIRISTLRLTAWTMATGAPGLLLLGGPGLLDLDWRGLSLRAWTGVWYATLLAIVVAYLLWNNAVRVVGSGRTAIFNSMIPLIAMLVAWPLLGEHPRPIQIGGAALIVSGVLLSRRAGPAPRIAPAPTR, from the coding sequence GTGAGTGACGCCCGCCAGGCAGCCCGCGCCGAAGTGGCGATGCTGCTCGTGGTCCTCATCTGGGGCGCCAACTTCTCCTTCATGAAGATGGCGCTCGGTGAGATGTCGGGGATGAGCTTTGCCGGGCTGCGCTTTTCCCTGGCCGCGGTGATCCTGCTCGCCGTGCTCTACTGGCGGGAGGGGTCGATCGCGTTGCCCCGAGAGGCGTGGTGGACCCTTGTCTGGATGGGGCTGCTCAGCAACACTCTGTACCAGGTGTTCTTCATGTACGGGCTGACCCACACCTCGGTGGCAAACGCCTCGCTGATCATCGCCACCACGCCACTGATCGTGGCGCTCCTCGGCGCCGTCACCGGCATCGAAGCGCTCCGGCGCCCGGTCATGGCCGGCGGTGTACTGGGGTTTGCGGGCGTGGCGTTGATCCTGGCGGGCAAGGGGGTGGAGCTCGGTGTTGGTCGCCTTGGCGGGGATCTCGCGATTTTCGGGGCGACGCTCTGCTGGGCCTTCTTCACACTCGGCGTCAGGGCAATGCGCATCCGGATCTCGACGCTCCGCCTGACTGCCTGGACGATGGCGACCGGCGCCCCTGGGCTGCTCCTGCTGGGCGGCCCGGGCCTCCTCGATCTCGACTGGCGAGGCTTGAGCCTCCGCGCCTGGACCGGCGTCTGGTACGCGACCCTTCTGGCCATCGTGGTGGCTTACCTGCTGTGGAACAATGCGGTCCGGGTGGTCGGCAGCGGCCGGACTGCCATCTTCAATTCGATGATCCCGCTGATTGCGATGCTGGTGGCCTGGCCGCTCCTGGGCGAGCACCCCCGGCCCATCCAGATCGGCGGCGCTGCCTTGATCGTCAGTGGAGTCCTCCTTTCTCGCCGGGCTGGCCCGGCGCCTCGGATTGCACCAGCCCCGACGCGCTGA
- a CDS encoding enoyl-CoA hydratase-related protein yields MPYETLLLDVRDGIAFLTVNRPDKLNALNDAVIAELDRAVAQIEGDDAVRGVILTGAGPKAFVAGADIGELSTQNQITGKARAMRGQAVFRRLERCGKPVVAAVNGFALGGGCELAMACHLRVASENAKFGQPEVKLGIGPGYGGTVRLPRLVGKGRALDLLLTARMVGAEEALQMGLVNRVVPADKLMAESEQLLRGILANGPLAVRLCIEAVDAGLEMSLDEALLLEANHFGLLSSTDDMREGMSAFLEKRAASFRGS; encoded by the coding sequence ATGCCCTACGAAACGCTCCTCCTCGACGTGCGCGACGGGATCGCCTTCCTGACCGTCAATCGCCCCGACAAGCTGAATGCCCTCAACGACGCCGTGATCGCCGAGCTGGACCGGGCGGTGGCACAGATCGAGGGAGACGACGCCGTCCGGGGTGTCATCCTGACCGGTGCCGGGCCCAAGGCGTTCGTAGCCGGCGCCGACATCGGCGAGCTGTCGACGCAGAACCAGATCACCGGCAAGGCGCGCGCGATGCGCGGCCAGGCGGTGTTCCGCCGGCTGGAACGGTGCGGCAAGCCGGTGGTGGCCGCGGTCAACGGCTTCGCGCTGGGCGGCGGGTGTGAGCTGGCGATGGCCTGCCACCTCCGAGTGGCCAGTGAGAACGCCAAGTTCGGGCAGCCGGAGGTGAAGCTCGGGATCGGTCCGGGCTACGGCGGGACGGTGCGGCTCCCGCGGCTGGTGGGCAAGGGACGCGCCCTGGATCTCCTGCTGACCGCGCGGATGGTTGGCGCCGAGGAGGCGCTGCAGATGGGTCTCGTGAACCGCGTCGTCCCCGCCGACAAGCTGATGGCCGAATCGGAGCAACTGCTGCGAGGCATCCTGGCCAATGGGCCACTCGCGGTCCGTCTCTGCATCGAGGCGGTGGACGCCGGCCTGGAAATGAGCCTCGACGAGGCGCTCCTGCTGGAAGCCAACCATTTCGGACTGCTTTCCTCGACCGACGACATGCGCGAGGGCATGAGCGCCTTCCTTGAGAAGCGTGCGGCGTCGTTCCGCGGCAGCTGA
- the recF gene encoding DNA replication and repair protein RecF (All proteins in this family for which functions are known are DNA-binding proteins that assist the filamentation of RecA onto DNA for the initiation of recombination or recombinational repair.) gives MHLDRIILRGFRNLRDLDHPLPPEGVVLLGPNAQGKTNFLEAIGYPVLFRALRGATDAEVSGFGGPGFRIEAAFHDGERSRSTEVTYTVGNRRKRILLDGAPVARLSEAVGAWVAVAFLPRDVALAGGPATERRQYLDRMLSLASSDYLRALARYRAALAQRNAALRQGQEALARAFDAPLAAAGSEVTALRLRWVAGAAARFAEGFASLGEHGPTGLSYRTDATLADPAGWTDALQRVRTRDLGRGMTTIGPHRDDLILTVDGRPLRDFGSTGQLRSAAVALRLLELTTIEEARGVPPALLLDDVFAELDSDRQARLADRLLAQRVGQVFITAPRRDELPAGLKLPVWSVHQGVVTEAM, from the coding sequence GTGCATCTCGACCGCATCATCCTGCGGGGGTTTCGGAACCTCCGCGATCTTGACCACCCCCTCCCACCGGAGGGGGTGGTGCTCCTTGGCCCCAACGCCCAGGGAAAGACGAACTTCCTGGAGGCGATCGGATACCCGGTGCTCTTCCGGGCCCTGCGCGGGGCAACGGACGCGGAAGTTTCCGGATTTGGCGGTCCGGGGTTTCGGATCGAGGCCGCATTCCATGACGGGGAGCGCAGTCGCTCGACCGAGGTGACCTACACCGTCGGCAACCGGAGGAAGCGCATCCTGCTGGATGGCGCGCCGGTGGCGCGCCTTTCGGAAGCGGTCGGCGCCTGGGTGGCGGTCGCGTTCCTCCCGAGGGATGTGGCGCTCGCGGGAGGGCCGGCAACCGAACGGCGGCAGTATCTCGACCGGATGCTTTCGCTGGCCTCCTCGGACTATCTCCGCGCACTGGCGCGGTACCGCGCGGCGCTGGCCCAGCGGAACGCGGCGTTGCGGCAGGGGCAGGAAGCGCTGGCTCGTGCCTTCGACGCCCCGCTGGCGGCGGCGGGGAGCGAGGTGACCGCCCTGCGCCTGCGCTGGGTTGCCGGCGCGGCCGCCCGGTTCGCGGAGGGGTTTGCCTCGCTGGGAGAGCATGGGCCCACTGGCCTGTCCTACCGGACCGACGCCACGCTCGCCGACCCTGCCGGCTGGACGGATGCGCTGCAGCGGGTCCGGACCCGCGATCTCGGCCGAGGGATGACCACCATCGGACCGCACCGTGACGACCTCATCCTGACGGTGGACGGCCGACCGCTCCGCGACTTCGGCTCGACGGGACAACTCCGCAGCGCGGCGGTGGCACTGCGGCTCCTCGAGCTCACGACCATCGAGGAGGCGCGCGGGGTACCGCCTGCCCTGCTCCTCGATGACGTGTTCGCCGAGCTGGATTCCGACCGTCAGGCGCGGTTGGCCGACCGACTGCTCGCCCAGCGGGTAGGCCAGGTGTTCATCACTGCCCCTCGGCGGGATGAACTCCCGGCCGGATTGAAGCTGCCGGTCTGGTCGGTGCACCAGGGTGTGGTGACGGAGGCGATGTGA
- a CDS encoding DUF721 domain-containing protein, with protein MKRQPDPPGKKRPLTPLAQVLEEYLKSSGLGKGVERAEVVQRWPELVGPQIAAVTQAESVSPDGVLRVRVATAPWASELSLMTPRILARVNAGRAGRINSIRWIAGPLGRRD; from the coding sequence GTGAAGAGGCAACCGGATCCTCCTGGCAAGAAGCGTCCCCTCACCCCGCTCGCGCAGGTGCTCGAGGAGTACCTGAAGTCGTCCGGGCTCGGGAAGGGTGTGGAGCGTGCCGAGGTGGTGCAGCGCTGGCCCGAGCTCGTCGGGCCGCAAATCGCGGCGGTCACCCAGGCCGAATCGGTCTCGCCCGACGGGGTGCTGCGGGTTCGCGTGGCGACCGCTCCGTGGGCGAGCGAACTGAGCCTGATGACGCCGCGGATCCTGGCCCGCGTCAACGCCGGCCGGGCAGGCCGGATCAACTCGATCCGGTGGATCGCGGGGCCGCTCGGCCGACGGGACTGA
- the ytxJ gene encoding bacillithiol system redox-active protein YtxJ: protein MTILRLDDPGTPPWPAVLESAPMLVLYKHSPICMTSSVAHSEIRALHQSLPSLPIYLVDVIRDRGLAHRIAGDLQVRHESPQVLVIRDGRVAWHTSHFAIKAGALLAQIERLRTTHDAATLGASST, encoded by the coding sequence GTGACCATTCTGCGACTTGATGACCCCGGAACTCCGCCCTGGCCCGCGGTCCTCGAGTCGGCACCGATGCTGGTACTGTACAAGCACAGCCCCATCTGCATGACCTCGTCGGTGGCGCACTCAGAGATCCGGGCGCTCCACCAGTCGCTCCCGTCACTTCCGATCTACCTGGTCGACGTCATCCGGGACCGCGGACTGGCGCACCGGATCGCAGGTGACCTCCAGGTGCGGCACGAGTCGCCCCAGGTGTTGGTCATTCGTGACGGCCGGGTGGCGTGGCATACCTCCCACTTCGCGATCAAGGCCGGCGCCCTCCTCGCGCAGATCGAGCGTCTCCGGACGACGCACGACGCGGCCACGCTGGGCGCATCCTCAACCTGA
- a CDS encoding zf-HC2 domain-containing protein gives MRQLWDYLDAELTPQRMEQIGAHLAVCQHCFPQYQFERSFLDALAAARADHPAIGQLRDRVMAALQEEGLTGA, from the coding sequence ATGCGCCAGCTCTGGGACTACCTCGATGCGGAGCTCACCCCGCAGCGCATGGAGCAGATCGGCGCCCACCTGGCGGTTTGCCAGCACTGTTTTCCGCAGTACCAGTTCGAGCGAAGTTTTCTCGATGCGCTGGCCGCCGCGCGGGCGGATCACCCCGCCATCGGGCAACTCCGGGACCGGGTCATGGCGGCCCTCCAGGAGGAGGGGCTGACAGGGGCCTAA